A single Mastomys coucha isolate ucsf_1 chromosome X, UCSF_Mcou_1, whole genome shotgun sequence DNA region contains:
- the Psmd10 gene encoding 26S proteasome non-ATPase regulatory subunit 10 isoform X2: protein MEGCVSNIMICNLAYNGKLDELKESILADKSLATRTDQDSRTALHWACSAGHTEIVKFLLQLGVPVNDKDDAGWSPLHIAASAGRDEIVKALLSKGAHVNAVNQNGCTPLHYAASKNRHEIAVMLLEGGANPDAKDHYDATAMHRAAAKDT from the exons ATGGAGGGATGTGTGTCTAACATAATGATCTGTAACCTGGCCTACAACGGGAAGCTGGATGAGTTGAAGGAGAGCATTTTGGCTGATAAATCTCTGGCTACTAGAACTGATCAG GACAGCAGAACAGCATTGCACTGGGCATGCTCAGCTGGTCACACAGAAATTGTTAAATTCTTGCTGCAGCTTGGAGTGCCAGTGAATGATAAGGATGAC GCAGGTTGGTCTCCTCTTCATATTGCTGCTTCTGCTGGCCGGGATGAGATTGTAAAAGCCCTTCTGAGCAAAGGTGCACATGTGAACGCTGTCAATCAAAATGGCTGCACTCCCCTCCATTATGCAGCTTCAAAGAATAGGCATGAG ATTGCTGTTATGTTACTTGAAGGTGGGGCTAATCCAGATGCTAAGGATCATTATGATGCTACAGCAATGCACCGTGCAGCAGCCAAGG